The following proteins are encoded in a genomic region of Magallana gigas chromosome 1, xbMagGiga1.1, whole genome shotgun sequence:
- the LOC105323004 gene encoding receptor-type tyrosine-protein phosphatase epsilon, protein MLRSLYLFSIPWIVFTYDNIAVHKKAWQLHPYTNKDFGSILNASKAVDGMKSNLSYTALQCTQSEDKEKIATWRVDLGAILGIHHITTYYRTDGATWGPAHGYVGRFLGFSVYISNTTEKEDGVLCFKDNKFTKYTIPAVLTINCTHYGRYVIYYNNRTSSNKPDDYSEYAYNELCEFEVYGCPLDRYGETCSMQCPMRCNNSFCHIDTGVCFSCEDGYRGLECEEQCQDNKYGAGCSEDCGHCLNGEQCDHVNGTCRNGCEAGFRKTRCKRECSPGLYGRNCLQNCSENCYMSKTCDKKTGACDSGCAEGWEPPLCIQKCKGSSYGRNCSYLCGQCNKGVPCNKKNGECPSGCASGHEGIYCNKTCAHTYYGPDCNFTCSTSCLNQTCDAESGECLKLRGSAQDNGENGNSITPVAIGGSLGVLFVVVVAVVVIVCRKRGQQTNQHSQHQPKTRIRYENADDHFSNLNGNKEGAQSSAKSGIKKAYMDLSPDVDIDEKIHEENPYGDMYANEQFCPDILIKDIGSAIMKKRKDDDDGFKREYASLPYGERYPCDTGKLQVNVPKNRFKTTFPYDHSRVILRKNAGSDSGYINANYIDGQERKNEYIASQGPKENTLGDFWEMVCQDQVKQIIMLTNLREGRKIKCHQYWPDLGNKEIYGTISVKSMEEKQYAFYTLRKFQVSQKAMNSYVVSQFHYTTWPDHGTPDPLCLVIFHSHVTHEHSNQDVAPTLVHCSAGIGRTGTYIALDSLCHAGRKSGRVNVAEYVKTMRANRMNMIQTYEQYMTVFLALQEAFKAVPDPQGTVKFCQRISQMLKDAPANYSGLRKEYELLRKVCPMYTNDDYKLAKQNMPKQRKDVILPLDKYGLYLTSNVPTRGGFINAIVVSSHSTDNGFIVTHYPTPEDAVDFLRLLIDHESSTAICMDPLHNIDQIKSWLPLPSSEKIVSPFKVVHSSSKDNNVKLSVISIHKEGEEPHKVTVAEPKAELKTQNVHDTSSLRSLVSFALSCPNDSPITVVSKDGASLCGVFCAVFNSIQQITMDDNIDVFTTVRQLQTRRPEFCSTQDEYGLIYQTVYDHLQATSENVYFNQ, encoded by the exons ATGTTGAGGAGTTTATACTTGTTCAGTATACCATGGATAGTATTTACCTATG ataATATTGCTGTACACAAGAAGGCTTGGCAATTGCATCCCTACACAAATAAGGACTTTGGGTCAATTCTTAACGCATCGAAGGCGGTTGATGGAATGAAATCAAATCTTTCATACACTGCACTTCAATGTACACAATCTGAAGATAAGGAAAAAATAGCTACTTGGCGCGTTGACCTCGGTGCAATATTAGGTATACATCACATCACGACATACTATAGAACAGATGGTGCTACTTGgg GCCCTGCGCATGGTTATGTCGGTAGATTCCTAGGATTTTCTGTGTATATATCGAACACAACGGAAAAAGAAGACGGTGTTCTCTGTTTTAAGGACAACAAGTTTACCAAGTATACAATTCCTGCTGTGTTAACTATAAACTGTACTCACTATGGCAGAtacgtcatctactacaacAACAGGACATCAAGCAATAAACCAGATGACTACTCAGAATATGCTTACAATGAATTGTGTGAATTTGAAGTATATG GTTGCCCTCTTGACCGTTATGGTGAGACCTGTTCCATGCAGTGTCCAATGCGATGTAATAACAGCTTTTGCCACATCGACACGGGTGTTTGTTTTAGCTGTGAAGACGGATACCGAGGTTTAGAATGTGAAGAAC AATGTCAGGACAACAAGTATGGGGCTGGATGTTCGGAAGACTGTGGACATTGTCTGAATGGAGAACAATGTGACCATGTCAACGGGACTTGTCGCAATGGGTGTGAGGCTGGGTTTCGTAAAACTAGGTGTAAACGAG aatgTTCTCCAGGTTTATACGGAAGAAATTGTTTGCAAAACTGCAGTGAGAATTGTTACATGTCAAAGACCTGTGATAAAAAGACTGGTGCTTGTGATAGCGGTTGTGCAGAGGGATGGGAACCTCCTCTGTGTATACAAA AATGTAAGGGCTCAAGTTATGGAAGAAATTGCAGCTACTTGTGCGGTCAATGTAACAAAGGAGTTCCGTGTAACAAGAAAAATGGAGAGTGTCCGTCGGGGTGTGCCTCAGGCCATGAAGGAATCTACTGTAACaaaa CATGCGCTCATACCTACTATGGACCGGATTGCAACTTTACCTGCAGCACTTCTTGCCTCAACCAAACATGTGACGCTGAAAGTGGAGAGTGTCTTAAG TTAAGGGGATCAGCACAGGACAATGGAGAAAACGGAAACAGCATAACGCCTGTCGCCATAGGAGGATCCCTTGGAGTGTTGTTTGTTGTTGTAGTAGCTGTTGTTGTTATTGTGTGTAGGAA GAGAGGACAACAAACGAATCAGCATTCTCAACATCAACCAAAAAcaa GAATCCGGTACGAAAACGCTGATGATCATTTCTCAAATCTGAACGGAAACAAGGAAGGTGCTCAAAGCTCAGCGAAAAGTGGAATAAAAAAAGCTTACATGGACCTATCTCCGGACGTTGACATCGATGAGAAAATCCATGAGGAGAATCCTTATGGGGATATGTATGCCAATGAACAGTTTTGTCCCGACATCTTGATAAAAGATATTGGTTCTGCCATCATGAAAAAGAGAAAGGATGATGACGACGGATTCAAGAGAGAGTATGCT TCTCTACCATACGGTGAAAGATATCCCTGTGACACCGGAAAACTTCAAGTTAACGTTCCCAAGAACAGATTTAAAACAACATTCCCCT ATGACCATTCAAGAGTGATTCTGAGAAAGAATGCAGGGTCAGATAGTGGTTATATAAACGCTAATTACATTGAT GGACAAGAACGGAAAAATGAGTACATAGCATCACAAG GCCCTAAGGAAAATACTTTGGGTGATTTCTGGGAGATGGTCTGCCAAGATCAAGTCAAGCAGATAATCATGTTAACAAATCTAAGGGAGGGAAGAAAG ATAAAATGTCATCAATACTGGCCAGACCTTggtaataaagaaatatatggcACGATTTCTGTCAAGTCGATGGAGGAAAAGCAATATGCGTTTTATACTTTGAGAAAATTCCAAGTTTCTCAAAAAGCG atgaattcATACGTGGTGAGCCAATTCCATTATACCACGTGGCCTGATCACGGGACCCCGGATCCACTGTGCTTAGTCATATTTCACAGTCATGTGACCCATGAACACTCCAATCAGGACGTTGCACCTACTTTAGTTCATTGCAG TGCAGGAATTGGGCGAACTGGTACATATATCGCTTTAGATTCTCTCTGTCATGCCGGAAGAAAATCTGGCAGAGTCAATGTCGCAGAGTATGTGAAGACAATGAGGGCCAACAGAATGAATATGATACAAACTTAT GAACAATACATGACGGTTTTCCTGGCTTTACAAGAAGCTTTCAAGGCTGTGCCGGATCCTCAAGGCACTGTCAAGTTTTGTCAAAGAATTTCACAAATGCTTAAGGATGCTCCTGCTAATTATTCTGGACTAAGAAAGGAATATGAG CTTTTAAGGAAGGTTTGCCCAATGTATACTAACGATGATTACAAACTCGCCAAACAAAACATGCCAAAGCAGAGAAAAGATGTTATTTTACCTC TTGACAAATATGGACTCTACCTGACATCAAACGTGCCAACAAGGGGAGGTTTTATCAACGCTATTGTTGTTTCA tcacaCAGCACGGATAATGGATTTATTGTTACACACTATCCGACACCAGAGGACGCTGTTGATTTTCTGCGCCTGCTCATTGACCACGAAAGTAGCACTGCTATTTGTATGGATCCTCTCCATAATATTGACCAA attaaaTCTTGGTTGCCTTTGCCTTCATCTGAGAAGATTGTTTCTCCGTTCAAAGTGGTCCATAGCTCCAGCAAAGACAATAACGTCAAACTATCAGTTATTTCCATTCATAAGGAAGGG GAAGAACCACACAAAGTGACAGTAGCTGAACCCAAAGCAGAGCTGAAAACCCAGAACGTTCATGACACATCATCTCTTCGGAGCTTAGTCTCTTTCGCACTTAGTTGTCCTAATGATAGCCCAATAACCGTTGTCAGCAA GGACGGTGCATCATTGTGTGGTGTCTTCTGTGCTGTGTTTAACTCCATACAACAAATTACTATGGACGACAACATTGACGTGTTTACAACAGTCCGACAACTACAGACAAGGAGACCAGAGTTCTGTTCCACACAG GATGAATATGGTTTAATCTACCAGACTGTTTACGATCATCTGCAAGCCACGTCAGAGAATGTTTACTTTAATCAATAG